One window of the Acidobacteriota bacterium genome contains the following:
- a CDS encoding helix-turn-helix transcriptional regulator produces the protein MLLHSDSSVYGDFEKEGRFRSLRQLLEAKFPGLSQRKIARKLGVDNATVARWMSAQQIQPTSMEKCLSIARVCGIDPREVFAVVGLLDEFGPIWDYYQGRLPSIRSLYPGREASGRLMERADRLLRRGWKRRFRAKLEELESYWEVNRSAFESVADSLEAESAFLLLSHPGNEADVLYRFRCPEQEAREALKSSGESWKRFEHGKSPLIIQLLLKKPAHLQPTVVEVILAGWYASFKALFEAD, from the coding sequence ATGTTGCTGCATAGCGATTCCAGCGTCTATGGCGACTTTGAGAAGGAAGGCCGTTTCCGCAGTCTGAGACAGCTTCTCGAGGCCAAATTTCCAGGACTCTCGCAACGCAAGATCGCCCGCAAGCTAGGCGTCGACAACGCCACCGTAGCGCGCTGGATGTCCGCTCAGCAGATCCAACCCACCAGTATGGAGAAATGTCTCAGCATTGCCAGGGTCTGCGGGATCGACCCTCGCGAGGTTTTCGCCGTAGTTGGTTTGCTGGATGAATTCGGGCCCATTTGGGACTACTACCAGGGACGCCTGCCTTCCATTCGATCCCTGTATCCCGGACGGGAGGCTTCAGGGAGGCTGATGGAGCGGGCCGACCGCCTCTTGCGCCGGGGGTGGAAACGCCGCTTCCGAGCCAAACTTGAGGAATTGGAGTCCTACTGGGAAGTCAATCGAAGCGCCTTCGAATCAGTGGCCGACAGCCTGGAGGCGGAGTCGGCCTTTTTGCTGTTGAGCCATCCGGGAAACGAGGCCGACGTCCTCTACCGCTTTCGCTGCCCGGAGCAGGAAGCGCGGGAGGCTCTCAAGTCATCCGGCGAATCCTGGAAGCGCTTTGAGCACGGCAAGAGTCCCCTTATCATCCAACTGCTTCTCAAGAAGCCGGCCCATCTTCAGCCCACTGTGGTGGAAGTGATTCTGGCTGGATGGTACGCCTCTTTCAAAGCCCTCTTCGAGGCCGATTGA
- a CDS encoding ADOP family duplicated permease, protein MEKREAVAVRFSSRLYRWLLKVYPPSFRKRFSRDLREAFHDSCRAAWRGRGWIGLIRLWTGALADLCLQGLGEWKDRLLPPRGNVGSPSGGGPMQALRSELTYAFRSLIRSPGFALTAVLILGLTIGANTALYSFLSPFLFRPLTFPQSEQLVHLYETDLERRGEMGWDLLRQSGPTFEDWQARLSSFQDLAAYQYSTVNLSDGAGPPEQFDMAWVTPNLFHLLGVQAQRGRLFLPAEDRPGDPKVVLGHSLWLTRYGGDEQIVGRPIDLNGNRHLVVGVAPQDFHFPFASVRLWAPIESPLKGERQRSDWLVIGRLAQDASLISAAEELKGVHSALAEEYPDVYRERGVRVVPLREALVFFYDLFHLMGLVLLGALAAVLLVVCGNVANLFMARGMTGRRELAVRQALGASRGRMALQTLLQSSLIALAAAGLGLLLARWCILTVGSIIPAQIFRVGDVHLDGWTVALALLLSAAAGLVFGLIPAWRAGANLSDALSEGARGTASRRSRRLTRLLVAVQTAGAMILSAAALLAVSALDDFRRLDLGFQPRGLTSVAINLPQADYPSAQSVEAFQNALLERLKALPSVEQTALTQTLPLNFEEHEIGYRLPEQQPEAEINALWSRVSQGYFSSMGIPLLQGRDFQAADQTGTAPIVISAALARRHWPDSSPIGQSVLLNPGPRQQQGVIVGIAADSIGGIVFMERRDRIYTFSQRQPQRRFFAILRTHREGAAPALEIRKQVAELDASVGVNVVAMEDLAEQAWRPLKIAAIMLSAFAGFALLLAALGMHGLVAYAASLMEKEIAIRVALGAERAGVIRLIVRRGLRGVLLGMGVGLVLIGGLVGLAALADPSNPPLLVPLVVTGVTLLTALIAVAGPALRALRTDPIAALRTE, encoded by the coding sequence ATGGAGAAACGCGAAGCGGTCGCGGTACGGTTCTCGTCGAGGCTCTACCGCTGGCTGCTAAAAGTCTATCCGCCCTCTTTCCGCAAGCGGTTTTCCAGGGATCTGCGCGAGGCCTTTCACGATTCCTGCCGGGCCGCTTGGCGTGGGCGCGGGTGGATCGGCCTGATTCGACTCTGGACGGGAGCCCTGGCCGACCTGTGCCTGCAAGGGCTCGGTGAATGGAAAGATCGTTTACTTCCGCCCCGTGGCAATGTGGGCAGTCCATCAGGAGGAGGTCCCATGCAAGCACTGCGCTCCGAATTGACCTACGCATTTCGCTCCCTGATACGATCTCCGGGATTCGCCCTCACCGCCGTCTTGATTCTAGGCCTGACGATCGGGGCCAATACAGCTCTCTACAGCTTCTTGAGCCCCTTCTTGTTCCGTCCTCTGACGTTTCCTCAATCCGAGCAACTGGTTCATCTATACGAGACCGATCTGGAGCGAAGAGGCGAGATGGGATGGGATTTGCTGCGCCAATCCGGCCCCACCTTCGAGGACTGGCAGGCTCGGCTCAGCAGCTTTCAAGATCTGGCTGCCTACCAGTATTCAACGGTCAATCTGTCGGACGGCGCCGGTCCGCCCGAGCAGTTCGACATGGCCTGGGTCACTCCCAATCTCTTTCACCTCTTGGGGGTGCAGGCTCAGCGCGGACGCCTATTTTTGCCCGCCGAGGACCGGCCGGGAGACCCCAAGGTCGTGCTGGGACATTCGCTCTGGCTCACTCGCTACGGCGGCGACGAGCAGATCGTGGGACGCCCAATAGACCTCAACGGGAATCGCCATCTGGTGGTGGGGGTGGCTCCTCAGGACTTTCATTTTCCCTTCGCTTCGGTCCGCTTGTGGGCGCCGATCGAGAGTCCTTTGAAGGGCGAGCGCCAGCGAAGCGACTGGCTGGTGATCGGACGCCTGGCTCAAGACGCCAGTTTGATTTCCGCCGCCGAGGAGTTGAAAGGCGTCCATTCGGCCCTGGCCGAAGAGTATCCCGACGTCTATCGCGAGCGGGGCGTGCGCGTGGTCCCGCTGCGGGAGGCGCTGGTGTTCTTCTACGACCTCTTCCACCTCATGGGACTGGTGCTCCTGGGAGCGCTGGCAGCGGTGCTGCTGGTGGTTTGCGGCAACGTGGCCAATCTCTTCATGGCTCGAGGCATGACGGGACGGCGCGAACTGGCCGTGCGCCAGGCTTTGGGCGCCAGCCGTGGACGGATGGCCTTGCAGACGCTGTTGCAGAGCTCGCTGATCGCCCTGGCCGCCGCCGGGCTGGGCCTTCTTCTGGCCCGCTGGTGCATTCTTACAGTGGGAAGCATTATCCCCGCACAAATCTTCCGGGTGGGAGACGTGCACCTCGACGGTTGGACGGTGGCCTTGGCTCTACTGCTGTCGGCGGCGGCCGGACTGGTCTTCGGCCTGATCCCCGCCTGGCGAGCCGGAGCAAATCTGAGCGATGCCCTCAGCGAGGGCGCGCGGGGTACGGCCTCGCGACGAAGCCGCCGCCTGACCCGCCTGCTTGTCGCGGTACAGACGGCAGGCGCCATGATTCTCTCGGCGGCCGCTCTGCTGGCCGTCTCCGCGCTGGACGACTTCCGGCGCCTCGATCTCGGCTTCCAGCCTCGGGGTCTGACTTCGGTAGCCATCAATCTTCCCCAGGCTGACTATCCCTCGGCCCAGTCCGTCGAGGCTTTTCAGAACGCCCTGCTGGAGAGGCTGAAGGCACTTCCCTCTGTCGAGCAGACGGCCCTCACCCAGACCCTGCCCCTCAACTTCGAAGAGCATGAAATCGGCTACCGGCTGCCCGAGCAACAGCCCGAGGCTGAGATCAACGCCCTCTGGAGCCGCGTCAGCCAGGGTTACTTTTCCAGCATGGGAATCCCTTTGCTGCAGGGCCGGGACTTCCAGGCAGCCGACCAGACCGGGACAGCGCCCATCGTCATCAGTGCCGCCTTGGCCCGGCGTCATTGGCCGGATTCCAGTCCCATCGGTCAGTCCGTTCTTCTCAACCCGGGTCCGCGCCAGCAGCAAGGCGTCATCGTGGGAATTGCGGCAGACAGTATCGGCGGCATCGTCTTTATGGAGAGGCGAGACCGGATTTACACCTTCTCCCAGCGTCAGCCCCAACGCCGCTTTTTCGCCATTTTGCGCACCCATCGGGAAGGAGCGGCCCCCGCGCTAGAAATCAGAAAGCAAGTGGCCGAGTTGGATGCCTCGGTGGGGGTCAACGTGGTGGCGATGGAGGATCTTGCCGAGCAAGCCTGGCGTCCCCTTAAAATCGCCGCCATCATGCTCAGCGCCTTCGCGGGCTTCGCTCTTCTGCTGGCCGCCCTGGGAATGCACGGCCTGGTGGCCTATGCCGCCAGCCTGATGGAAAAAGAAATCGCCATCCGTGTGGCCCTGGGCGCGGAAAGGGCCGGAGTCATCCGCCTCATCGTCCGTCGAGGACTGAGAGGCGTGCTGCTGGGAATGGGCGTCGGTCTGGTCCTGATCGGCGGCCTGGTGGGGCTGGCCGCGCTTGCCGATCCCTCCAATCCCCCTCTGCTCGTCCCTCTGGTGGTGACGGGAGTGACGCTGCTGACGGCTCTGATCGCCGTTGCGGGCCCTGCCCTCCGGGCTCTGCGCACCGACCCCATAGCGGCTCTGCGCACAGAATAG
- a CDS encoding helix-turn-helix transcriptional regulator — translation MSTKGRINDYVGHRLQQIRKSRKMTSAEVARRAGIPPGSYSCLENGWYRMNLDSLFRILQVLKADIRQVWPRADKSPKGVVDEEFLVEATRQSMRRQPREVSLDDVYEAVSDAFNIGKDKLFIQSRGWKRLIQARGAIGLIVRQIPYLSLTDLSGSLGWSLSSIGEQTRNFEDAIQEDADLATRFFQARNTIRRSFPSLVLDADDLEREEECVAQSRAS, via the coding sequence TTGAGCACCAAAGGTCGAATCAATGACTACGTTGGTCACCGCCTGCAGCAAATCCGCAAATCCCGCAAGATGACTTCGGCCGAAGTCGCCCGTCGCGCGGGAATACCCCCTGGGTCCTACAGTTGCCTGGAAAACGGCTGGTACCGCATGAATCTGGACAGCCTGTTCCGCATTCTGCAGGTGCTGAAGGCCGATATCCGCCAGGTCTGGCCCAGGGCCGACAAGAGTCCCAAGGGCGTGGTGGACGAGGAGTTTCTGGTTGAAGCTACCCGTCAATCCATGCGCCGCCAGCCTCGCGAGGTCTCTTTGGACGATGTCTACGAGGCTGTTTCAGACGCCTTCAACATCGGCAAGGACAAGCTGTTTATCCAGTCGCGTGGCTGGAAGCGGCTCATCCAGGCCCGCGGCGCCATTGGACTGATCGTCCGACAAATACCTTATTTGTCGCTGACCGACCTGTCCGGCTCGCTGGGTTGGAGTCTGTCCTCCATCGGCGAGCAGACCCGCAACTTCGAGGACGCCATCCAAGAAGACGCCGACCTGGCCACGCGCTTCTTTCAAGCCCGCAACACCATCCGCCGGAGTTTCCCTTCCCTGGTGTTGGACGCCGACGACCTCGAGCGGGAGGAAGAATGCGTGGCCCAGTCACGCGCCTCTTGA
- a CDS encoding P-II family nitrogen regulator, with amino-acid sequence MKLIIAIIRPSKVEEVKDALTELNVRGMTISEVRGHGRQRGHTAIYRGQEYKVSLLPKIKVELVLPDEQAEEVIRTIIETARTGEIGDGRVFVVPVEEGYNIRTGERDIT; translated from the coding sequence ATGAAACTGATCATCGCCATCATCCGTCCCAGCAAAGTGGAAGAAGTCAAAGATGCCCTCACCGAACTCAACGTGCGCGGCATGACCATTTCGGAAGTCCGCGGCCACGGACGTCAGCGGGGCCATACCGCCATCTACCGCGGCCAGGAATACAAGGTCTCCCTGCTGCCCAAGATCAAGGTGGAGTTGGTTCTGCCCGACGAGCAGGCCGAAGAAGTCATCCGCACCATCATCGAAACCGCCCGCACCGGCGAAATCGGCGACGGGCGCGTCTTCGTGGTTCCGGTCGAAGAAGGCTACAACATCCGCACCGGCGAACGCGACATTACTTGA
- a CDS encoding HD domain-containing protein translates to MPTHSPPKRKRQLARARKVIEEDFTAQGNALRALGRMTEEIDGIIKDVSGELLKEEPVAMVAIGGYGRSELFPASDVDLLIVHLGEQQEKVIRDFLHRLWDLDLQVGQQVWRMQDLESLDLQFAEFVLALLDARFVAGDEVLGRRFLKGVLPPFLRRQGDQLSQRLIELTRKRHQEFGNTVYQLEPDIKSSPGGLRDYWTAQWLQRLLGTEAFLAASEDEIQRAHEFLCRIRLVLHWMTGRRQDKLTHRLQEEVAETLGFGSRDPSSAVESLMNTYFLSAHTIVHLCRRNVTAVDPPPPSEAIECVGREVSTAADVVGLFLHGLKEGRPLGDSARDAAVQALPEMSSGLRAPRVTQLLRELFQPRPGLYRTLSEMYELGVLEMLFPEFSSIKERVIRDFYHRYTVDEHTLQAIKHCEELLDPESCPDGRFAALLRETQKPELLTLSLLLHDVGKSREGNHAQRSARMAHRALKRLGFPTEDIERVSNLIRDHLAMSNVAFRRDLEDPKVIASFAGRFSEVEQLRLLCLLTYADIRAVGPGILKDWQRDLLFQLYVAAYNHLTRGYGAERISRQSISKRLLDDLPEEIDAAAFQDFLKGFPKRYLVSVDRQEIFQHFRMSARLQEEPVQIRLNRQDERWRLCVLTPDRKRLFAHIAGTLTYFDMNILRGYGFSNDRGLVLDLFQFTDTRDRFEKNAQEREAFKHLLRAVIKDDASISKLLQEKAKSPLLRDVARPFEPTAYFGESDSDEYSILEVIAPDSLGLLHRIGRVLAAADCDIELILISTEGSRAVDVFYLSHQGRALSPDQRRQISNSVLEAIETSP, encoded by the coding sequence ATGCCGACCCACTCTCCGCCCAAGCGCAAGCGCCAGTTGGCGCGGGCCCGCAAGGTCATCGAAGAGGACTTTACAGCTCAAGGGAACGCTTTGCGCGCATTGGGTCGCATGACGGAGGAGATCGACGGCATCATCAAGGATGTTTCGGGCGAATTGCTCAAGGAAGAGCCGGTGGCCATGGTCGCCATCGGCGGCTACGGTCGGAGCGAGCTCTTTCCGGCTTCCGACGTCGACTTGCTGATCGTTCACCTGGGGGAGCAGCAGGAGAAGGTCATCCGGGATTTTCTCCACCGCCTCTGGGATCTCGACTTGCAGGTGGGCCAGCAGGTGTGGCGCATGCAGGACCTGGAGTCCCTCGATCTGCAGTTCGCCGAGTTCGTGCTGGCGCTGCTGGACGCGCGCTTCGTGGCCGGCGACGAGGTGCTGGGGCGACGCTTTCTCAAGGGCGTCCTGCCGCCTTTCCTGCGACGCCAAGGAGATCAGCTTTCACAGCGTCTCATCGAGTTGACGCGCAAGCGTCACCAGGAGTTCGGCAACACCGTCTACCAACTGGAACCCGACATCAAGTCCTCTCCGGGAGGACTGCGCGACTACTGGACCGCACAGTGGCTGCAGCGGTTGCTGGGAACCGAGGCTTTTCTGGCCGCTTCGGAAGACGAGATTCAGCGCGCTCACGAGTTTCTCTGCCGCATCCGCCTGGTGCTGCACTGGATGACCGGCCGCCGCCAGGACAAGCTGACCCACCGCCTCCAGGAAGAGGTTGCGGAGACGCTGGGATTCGGCAGCCGAGATCCCTCATCGGCCGTGGAATCGCTCATGAACACTTATTTCCTGAGCGCCCACACCATCGTCCACCTGTGCCGGCGCAACGTCACGGCCGTCGATCCGCCGCCGCCTTCCGAGGCCATCGAGTGCGTGGGACGGGAGGTCTCGACGGCGGCCGACGTGGTGGGCCTGTTTTTGCATGGCCTTAAAGAGGGGCGTCCCCTGGGTGACTCGGCCCGCGACGCCGCCGTTCAAGCTCTCCCCGAAATGTCTTCGGGACTGCGTGCACCACGGGTGACGCAACTGCTGCGGGAGCTCTTTCAGCCCCGGCCAGGGCTTTATCGCACGCTCAGCGAGATGTACGAACTGGGCGTGTTGGAGATGCTCTTTCCCGAGTTCAGCAGCATTAAGGAAAGGGTCATCCGCGATTTCTATCACCGATACACGGTGGACGAGCATACCTTGCAGGCCATCAAGCATTGCGAAGAGTTGCTCGACCCCGAGAGTTGTCCCGACGGGCGCTTTGCGGCCCTTTTGAGGGAAACCCAGAAGCCTGAACTGCTGACTCTCTCGTTGCTGCTGCACGACGTGGGCAAGAGCCGGGAAGGGAATCACGCCCAGCGCAGCGCCCGGATGGCCCACCGAGCACTAAAGCGCCTGGGATTTCCCACTGAAGACATCGAGCGTGTATCCAACCTGATCCGCGATCATCTGGCCATGTCCAACGTGGCCTTTCGGCGCGATCTGGAAGATCCCAAGGTCATCGCCTCCTTCGCTGGGCGCTTCTCCGAGGTGGAACAGCTTCGTCTGCTTTGCCTGTTGACCTACGCTGACATCCGCGCCGTGGGACCGGGAATCCTCAAAGACTGGCAACGGGACCTGCTCTTTCAGCTCTACGTGGCGGCCTACAACCATCTCACCCGAGGCTACGGAGCCGAGCGCATCTCCAGGCAGTCCATCTCCAAGCGGCTTCTCGACGACCTTCCCGAGGAAATCGATGCCGCCGCCTTCCAGGACTTTCTCAAGGGCTTCCCCAAGCGCTATCTGGTGAGCGTCGACCGACAGGAGATTTTTCAGCACTTCCGCATGTCGGCCCGCCTGCAAGAGGAACCCGTGCAGATCCGTCTCAACCGCCAGGACGAGCGCTGGCGCCTGTGCGTCCTCACCCCCGACCGCAAACGCCTCTTCGCCCACATCGCCGGGACCCTGACTTACTTCGACATGAACATCCTCAGGGGATACGGTTTCAGCAATGACCGGGGACTTGTACTCGACCTCTTCCAGTTCACCGACACGCGTGACCGCTTCGAGAAGAATGCCCAGGAAAGGGAAGCGTTCAAGCACCTTCTGAGGGCTGTCATTAAGGATGATGCTTCGATATCTAAACTGCTGCAAGAAAAGGCTAAAAGTCCACTCTTGCGGGATGTGGCCCGCCCCTTCGAGCCCACTGCCTACTTCGGCGAAAGCGACTCGGACGAGTACTCCATCCTCGAGGTAATCGCCCCCGATTCGCTGGGGCTGCTGCACCGAATCGGAAGGGTGCTGGCGGCGGCCGATTGCGACATCGAACTGATCCTCATCTCCACCGAGGGATCGCGCGCGGTGGATGTCTTCTACCTCAGCCACCAGGGACGCGCCCTGTCCCCCGACCAGCGGCGTCAAATCTCAAACTCCGTACTGGAAGCCATTGAAACCTCGCCATGA